Proteins encoded in a region of the Labrus mixtus chromosome 19, fLabMix1.1, whole genome shotgun sequence genome:
- the crhb gene encoding corticotropin releasing hormone b, protein MKLNLLGTTVILLVAFLPRYECRAIESPGGALRVPAPQTQNSQQQQSGPILERLGEEYFIRLGNGDSNSFPSSPMYPGGSPSIYNRALQLQQLTRRLLQGKVGNIRALISGFGDRVDDSMERGRRSEDPPISLDLTFHLLREMMEMSKAEQLAQQAQNNRRMMELFGK, encoded by the coding sequence ATGAAGCTCAATTTACTTGGTACCACCGTAATTCTGCTTGTTGCCTTCTTACCCCGCTACGAATGTCGGGCTATTGAGAGCCCTGGCGGTGCCCTGCGCGTCCCAGCACCTCAAACCCAAaactcccagcagcagcagtctggtCCCATCCTGGAGCGACTCGGAGAGGAGTATTTCATCCGACTGGGTAACGGGGACTCTAACTCTTTCCCATCCTCGCCCATGTATCCCGGAGGATCCCCTTCCATCTACAACAGAGCGTTGCAACTCCAGCAGCTGACGCGGCGTCTTTTACAAGGGAAAGTTGGGAACATCAGGGCGCTCATAAGCGGCTTCGGAGACCGCGTTGACGACTCGATGGAGAGGGGAAGGAGGTCCGAGGATCCGCCAATATCCCTGGATCTGACCTTCCACCTGCTCCGGGAGATGATGGAGATGTCCAAGGCGGAACAGCTGGCCCAACAAGCGCAAAATAACAGAAGAATGATGGAGCTCTTCGGGAAATGA
- the trim55b gene encoding tripartite motif-containing protein 55b isoform X2: MNTMDNLEKQLICPICLEMFTKPVVILPCQHNLCRKCANDVFQASNPYLPTRGGSVTSGGRFRCPSCRHEVVLDRHGVYGLQRNLLVENIIDMFKQESSSSKPAPERKEETPMCDVHEDEKINIYCVTHGVPTCSMCKVFGAHKDCEVAPITSIYQTKKTELSDGIAMMVGNNDRMQGIISQLEEACRAIEENGRRQKTLVCEKFDQLYSVLEEKKRQMSQKVTAEQEEKLNYIRGLTRKYGDHLEESCKVVEKGIQTMEEPEMALFLENTKPLLKKIAEASSIAHLDKVERGYEKMDHYNCDFKKEGKALRSIDFIQDEDDEDEEDEDGEADAEEGEGAQTVLGGSVVTSASDQPSVPQQTNSSSSTAKSAAST, translated from the exons ATGAATACCATGGACAACTTGGAGAAACAGCTGATTTGTCCCATATGCCTGGAAATGTTTACAAAGCCTGTGGTTATTCTACCCTGCCAGCACAACCTCTGCAGGAAATGTGCCAATGATGTTTTTCAG GCCTCAAATCCATATCTGCCTACAAGAGGAGGCTCAGTGACGTCTGGGGGCCGCTTCCGATGTCCATCCTGCAGGCATGAGGTGGTTTTGGACAGACATGGCGTCTACGGGCTGCAGAGGAACCTACTGGTGGAGAACATCATTGATATGTTCAAGCAGGAGTCGAGCAG CAGCAAACCAGCTcctgagaggaaggaagagacgCCCATGTGTGATGTTCATGAGGATGAGAAGATCAATATTTACTGTGTGACCCATGGTGTGCCCACATGCTCCATGTGTAAGGTATTTGGCGCTCACAAAGACTGTGAGGTGGCACCAATCACCAGCATCTACCAGACTAAGAAG ACGGAGCTGAGTGACGGGATTGCCATGATGGTTGGTAACAACGACAGGATGCAGGGCATCATCAGTCAGCTGGAGGAAGCCTGTCGTGCTATAGAG GAGAACGGTCGGAGGCAGAAGACTCTTGTGTGCGAGAAGTTCGACCAGCTGTACTCTGtcctggaggagaagaagaggcagATGAGTCAGAAGGTGACGGCCGAACAGGAAGAGAAGTTGAACTATATCCGGGGCCTGACCAGGAAGTATGGAGACCACCTGGAGGAGAGCTGTAAGGTCGTGGAGAAGGGGATCCAGACTATGGAGGAGCCAGAAATGGCGCTATTCCTCGAG AACACAAAGCCTCTCCTCAAAAA GATCGCAGAAGCATCGAGTATAGCACATTTAGACAAAGTTGAGCGTGGCTATGAGAAAATGGATCACTACAACTGTGACTTCAAGAAAGAGGGAAAGGCCCTGCGCAGCATCGACTTCATCCAAG AcgaggatgatgaggatgaagaggacGAGGATGGAGAAGCAGACGCTGAAGAAGGAGAGGGGGCACAGACTGTTTTGGGAGGCAGTGTTGTTACATCCGCCTCCGACCAACCTTCTGTCCCCCAGCAGACAAACTCGTCCTCAAGCACAGCCAAGAGCGCAGCCTCGACCTAG
- the trim55b gene encoding tripartite motif-containing protein 55b isoform X1 — MNTMDNLEKQLICPICLEMFTKPVVILPCQHNLCRKCANDVFQASNPYLPTRGGSVTSGGRFRCPSCRHEVVLDRHGVYGLQRNLLVENIIDMFKQESSSSSKPAPERKEETPMCDVHEDEKINIYCVTHGVPTCSMCKVFGAHKDCEVAPITSIYQTKKTELSDGIAMMVGNNDRMQGIISQLEEACRAIEENGRRQKTLVCEKFDQLYSVLEEKKRQMSQKVTAEQEEKLNYIRGLTRKYGDHLEESCKVVEKGIQTMEEPEMALFLENTKPLLKKIAEASSIAHLDKVERGYEKMDHYNCDFKKEGKALRSIDFIQDEDDEDEEDEDGEADAEEGEGAQTVLGGSVVTSASDQPSVPQQTNSSSSTAKSAAST, encoded by the exons ATGAATACCATGGACAACTTGGAGAAACAGCTGATTTGTCCCATATGCCTGGAAATGTTTACAAAGCCTGTGGTTATTCTACCCTGCCAGCACAACCTCTGCAGGAAATGTGCCAATGATGTTTTTCAG GCCTCAAATCCATATCTGCCTACAAGAGGAGGCTCAGTGACGTCTGGGGGCCGCTTCCGATGTCCATCCTGCAGGCATGAGGTGGTTTTGGACAGACATGGCGTCTACGGGCTGCAGAGGAACCTACTGGTGGAGAACATCATTGATATGTTCAAGCAGGAGTCGAGCAG CAGCAGCAAACCAGCTcctgagaggaaggaagagacgCCCATGTGTGATGTTCATGAGGATGAGAAGATCAATATTTACTGTGTGACCCATGGTGTGCCCACATGCTCCATGTGTAAGGTATTTGGCGCTCACAAAGACTGTGAGGTGGCACCAATCACCAGCATCTACCAGACTAAGAAG ACGGAGCTGAGTGACGGGATTGCCATGATGGTTGGTAACAACGACAGGATGCAGGGCATCATCAGTCAGCTGGAGGAAGCCTGTCGTGCTATAGAG GAGAACGGTCGGAGGCAGAAGACTCTTGTGTGCGAGAAGTTCGACCAGCTGTACTCTGtcctggaggagaagaagaggcagATGAGTCAGAAGGTGACGGCCGAACAGGAAGAGAAGTTGAACTATATCCGGGGCCTGACCAGGAAGTATGGAGACCACCTGGAGGAGAGCTGTAAGGTCGTGGAGAAGGGGATCCAGACTATGGAGGAGCCAGAAATGGCGCTATTCCTCGAG AACACAAAGCCTCTCCTCAAAAA GATCGCAGAAGCATCGAGTATAGCACATTTAGACAAAGTTGAGCGTGGCTATGAGAAAATGGATCACTACAACTGTGACTTCAAGAAAGAGGGAAAGGCCCTGCGCAGCATCGACTTCATCCAAG AcgaggatgatgaggatgaagaggacGAGGATGGAGAAGCAGACGCTGAAGAAGGAGAGGGGGCACAGACTGTTTTGGGAGGCAGTGTTGTTACATCCGCCTCCGACCAACCTTCTGTCCCCCAGCAGACAAACTCGTCCTCAAGCACAGCCAAGAGCGCAGCCTCGACCTAG